From the Fibrobacter sp. UWH6 genome, the window AATTACATATTCCTTAGCTTATTTGGACGGCCAACAAATTCTAATATTTTACATTTTTTTTGTTCATCAGTTACTTTCAAAGATTCAAAAAACTTATTTTCCCCTTTACCTTTGCCGTATATTTTGTCCAAATCACCACGTGTTACGTTATGAATCATCATATATTCAGTAAAGAAATGATGTTCATTGTCAGTTTCCCATTCCTTGCCATAGCCTGACAACCAATTTAAATACAACATAACCTGTTCTTCACTAGTTAATTGAGCTCTTAAAATTTTCAAATAATTCATCTTATCATCACAGTTTTCAATTCTTTTTGAATTTGCCACATATTTTACCGTATAATACAAATGGCGATAATACGAGTTCAAAACATCTCTATGTCCATTGAATACGATGCAATAGGGGATTCCGAATAGATTTATATCATTTTCAATCGCACTTCTCTCATGTTCATCGATATCCAACCCTTCAGAATTTCGTTGTACAATTCCCCTAATTTTTTGAAGTTTCACCTTCAATTCATCAGAAGCTTCACTATTAGTCAGACCTTCAAAAAAAATCTCATATGCAATTACAATTTTTTCTGAGGCATCATCAACATGTGTGGAAGCATTTAGGCAGCCTTGCTAGATGATTCTCTCGATTCCGATTCCCATTCGTAGGCAATCTTTACATCTACATAGGAACAGCTCAACATTATCAGCGACAGCATGTTGTTCATATTCCTGAAGCCATAGGCAGCCCGTATCAGTAGCTTTATCTTGTTGTTCGTCGCCTCGATCCTTGCGTTTGACACGCCTAGCCTGATTGTGTTGAG encodes:
- a CDS encoding putative phage abortive infection protein; the protein is MKLQKIRGIVQRNSEGLDIDEHERSAIENDINLFGIPYCIVFNGHRDVLNSYYRHLYYTVKYVANSKRIENCDDKMNYLKILRAQLTSEEQVMLYLNWLSGYGKEWETDNEHHFFTEYMMIHNVTRGDLDKIYGKGKGENKFFESLKVTDEQKKCKILEFVGRPNKLRNM
- a CDS encoding transposase, with product LNTIRLGVSNARIEATNNKIKLLIRAAYGFRNMNNMLSLIMLSCSYVDVKIAYEWESESRESSSKAA